In Methylotenera versatilis 79, the DNA window CAGTTGACATAGTTAGCCAGCTAACTATAATGATACTAACTATTTTTAAGTTAAATCTATTTAACTATGCTGCAATTAAGAGATCTTCCAAGCCCAGAAATATTAGGTAAATTCGCCGAACGTTATCCCGACGCGGATGTGACGGCGATTTCTGGTTTTTTGTATTTGCTGCGTGTGGCGACTGATTTATCGTTGGCGTTAGATACCTGCTTGAGCAAACACGATTTATTGCAAGGCCGTTGGTGGGTGCTGATTTTACTAATGCGCGAAGAGTCCGTGACATCAACGCCATCAATATTGGCGGAAAAGGTGGGCGTAACACGTGCCACGATGACGGGTCTGTTGGATGGGCTGGAGCAAAATGGTTTAGTGACTAGAGTGTTTGCCAAAGAAGATAGACGCAGTGTGAATATACAGTTAACCAGTGCAGGACAAGCTAAATTGGATGTGGTGATGCCAGATTATTATCGCCGCTTAAAGCAGTGCATGCAGGCTTTGGATGAAGAAAAGCGTATACAGCTTCAGCAATTATTAGGCTTAATCAATATGGGCATTCCAGCGCTTATTTAATCTGGTTTTCAGCATTAAATACGCATTTAATCAGTAGATACTTTTAATAAGTAATACTTTAGTAAGTAAGTTAACCTTAATTTTTAATCAATTTTTTTAAAGAGAGCAACCATCATGAGTAATATTCAAACAGAAATAACCGCAATCAATGCAAAGTTTGACCAAGCGTTAAATAGCAAAAACGCAGCAGATATCGGCAAACTATATGACGCCAATGCAACCATCATGCCTGCACCAGCTGGCGCGCCAGTGACTGGTACAGAAGCAATTCAAGCTTTTTTTGCTGGATTGATTGAAGCCGGTGTTATTGACCACAAACTAACGTTAACTGAAGCTGTGGAAGATGGTAATTTAGCTTATCAGCGTGGCAATTGGGCTGGTGCGATGATTGATGCAGAAGGTGTGCGCCAAACTTTCGGTGGCAATGTACATCTTGTTTATCGCAAACAAGCTGACGGCGGTTGGAAAGCCGTAACACATATTTGGAATTAACTTGAATCAACAACTTCGCTTAAAATACGCTAATTAAAGACAATATTCATGCAAAATAGCACAAAAGTGACCATACGCGCATTTGCCGCATTGTTGGTATTAACCATTATTTGGGGTTATAACTGGGTGGTGATGAAAAGCGCGCTGCAATATGCTGGGCCTTTTCAATTCGCGGCATTGCGTACTTTTTTTGGCGCTTTAGTTTTGTTTGTAGTGATGTATTTCACTAAAAGGCCAATGGTATTAAAAGAGTTTCCAACCATGTTAGTACTCGGCTTATTACAAACAGTCGGTTTTACAGGCTTGCTGGTATGGGCCTTGGTTGAAGGCGGCGCGGGCAAAACGGCTGTGTTAACTTATACCATGCCTTTTTGGGTCATGTTATTTGCTTGGCCAATGTTGGGCGAAAAAGTACAAGGCTGGCAGTGGTTGGCAGTAGTTTCTGCCATATTTGGCATGGTGCTTATTTTTGATCCGCTACACATTAAAGCCGATGGTTTCAGCATGTTTTTAGCGCTGTGCTCAGGCGTTTCATGGGCGTTATCCGCGATCATTTCTAAAAAATTGCATCAGCGCAGCCCGGATCTGGATTTACTTAACCTATCTGCTTGGCCAATGTTATTAGGTTCAGTGCCAATGGTGGCCATTGCGTTTCTAGTACCCGCGGCGCCCATTCAATGGACGGGTTACTTTATTGGGTCAGTATTATTTAATGTGTTTTTAAGCGGTGCATTGGCTTGGTTGCTATGGCTATATGCGCTACAACGCCTGCCGGCAGGCGTTGCCAGTATGGCGTCTATGTTAGCGCCGGTGATTGGCGTCGTCGCCGCATGGATACAGTTAAATGAAGTGCCGAATACTTTTGAGCTTATTGGTATGTTGTTGATTGCATTGGCATTAGTGCAGATTTCAATCATCACAATGCGTGAACGTCAGCCTGTAGATTGTGCACAAGGCCAAGAGTAAATCTGTCGCTGATAAGCGTTAATAAAAGATGTGAATAAAGCAGCAAAAGACTAAAGCAATGGCAGCCGTTAACTAGCTGTAAGCCTATGATAAAATGCCTTGAACTATTAAAAATTTCGATGAAAAAAATCTCAAGGAAACAGTATGGCAGGTCATAGTAAATGGGCAAATATTCAACATCGTAAAGGTCGCCAAGACGCCAAACGCGGTAAAATCTTCACCAAAATCATTAAAGAAATCACCGTTGCAGCCCGATTAAGTGGCGGAGATGTCACCATGAACCCACGATTGCGCGCCGCAGTTGCTGAAGCAAAAGAAGAAAACATGCCTGCCGACAATATTATGCGTGCCATTAAAAAAGGCACGGGTGAGCTTGAGGGCGTAAATTACGAAGAAATTCGCTACGAAGGTTACGGCATCAATGGCGCCGCGATTATTATTGATTGCTTAACCGATAATAAACAGCGCGCAGTAGCAGATGTGCGCCATGCCTTGACTAAATTCGGTGGAAATCTGGGCACAGATGGCTCAGTTGCTTTTATGTTTAAACATTGCGGTAGCTTGGTATTTGAGCCAGGAATAAGTGAAGATAAAGTGATGGAAGCCGCACTGGAGGCTGGCGCGGAAGATGTCGTGACGGATGAAGATGGCAGTATAGAAGTGATTACGGCAGCCAACGATTTTATAACTGTAAAAGAAGCGTTAGAAGTGGCAGGTTTAAAGCCAGTGCTAAGTGAAGTAACCATGAAGCCGCTAAACGAAGTTGAATTTGCAGGCGATGATGCGATAAAAATGCAAAAAATCTTGGACGCATTAGAAGATTTAGATGATGTACAAGATGTTTACACTACCGCTTTAATTGAAGAATAGTGATTACTCGCATACTTGGAATTGACCCAGGCTTGCGCAACACTGGCTTTGGTGTGATTGAAAAAGTGGGTGAGAAAATCACTTATATTGCCAGCGGTACTATTAAAACTGCCAGCGGCAAAAAAAATAAAGTTGAAGGCGAAGACGATAGAGAAGAATTGCCAGCACGGTTAAAAATTATTTTGGATGGACTGTTTGAGGTGATTGATACTTATCAACCTAACCAAGTGGCGATTGAAAAAGTGTTTGTTAACGTGAATCCGCAATCCACTTTGCTGCTTGGACAAGCGCGTGGTGCCGCAATCAGTGCGGCGGTCATTCGCAATTTAATCGTCGCGGAATATACTGCGTTGCAAGTCAAGCAAGCAGTTGTGGGCAATGGCCACGCGCAAAAAGAACAAGTGCAGGAAATGGTCAAACGCTTACTCAATCTGCCCGCGGTACCCAAGCCAGATTCTGCTGATGCGCTTGCTTGTGCGATATGCCATGCACATGGCGGGCAAGGGTTAGGAAAGTTGGCGACGGCAGGGTTTCGAGTCAAAAACGGTCGGCTTGTTTGAAAACATTCTATCGTCACGATACGGCGTTGTAGTTTCGATTAGCTATAATGATTTCAAGCGGTTTACACACATTTATTTAAAGCAGAATTATGATTGCACGATTAAACGGTATTTTGATTGAAAAAACGCCACCGCAAGTGGTGATTGACTGTGCAGGTGTAGGTTATGAGGTGGAAGTGCCGATGAGCACTTTTTACAATCTGCCTGAAATCGGCGCAAAGGTGCAATTATTGACTTATATGGTGGTGCGTGAAGATGCGCAATTGCTGTATGGTTTTGGCTCAGAACAAGAAAAAAGCACATTTAAACAACTGCTTAAAGTAAATGGTATTGGCGCAAAATCGGCTTTATCTATTTTAAGCGGCGTTAGTATTGAAGATTTAATCAACGCGGTTAATCTGCAGGAAGTCGCCATGTTGACGCGCATTCCTGGCATCGGCAAAAAAACGGCAGAACGGTTATTGCTTGAACTAAAAGATAAGTTTTCAATAAACGGCGTGAGTAGCGTTGGTATTGCGCAGCCCAAATCAGCGGCTAGCGATATACTCAATGCCTTATTGGCGCTGGGTTACAACGATAGGGAAGCATCAGCGACGATTAAATTATTGCCTAAAGATCTGTCGGTTTCGGAGGGCATTCGTCAATCGTTGAAATTCTTATCTAAATCGAGTTAACTACACATGTGTGAATGACTGATTAAAGTGATTTAATTCATCCATTTAATGAAATTTTTTAAAAAAGCCCTCACTGAAAAGTGAGGGCTTTTTTAATATGGTTTGGCACTACTGGCTTTTACGCATCAAAAAGGTACAATTCGGCAATATTAAAGGCGTTATTTACTTTGTAACTTAAAGTCTTTTCAAAAATGAAATCTTCGCTAATTAAAATTAAGTAAATAAGGTGAATTGATGAAATACGGTTTTATTGCACTATTGTTGCTAATGTTAATGGCTTGCAATCAGCAAGATTCTGCTCCTGCTGTGCCAATGGCGAAAATGGCTGCCGATTCAATCGGAGGCGCTCAACAACGATTAACAGAACCAAGATTAACAGGGCAAGGTTTGGCTGAAACACAGTCGGCCACCAAAAAATATATCGCTTTACGTCATCATCTGCAAATTGAAACTGCGCCTGAAAAAATGCAGGCTAGTTTTGATGCTGCAATCAAACATTGCGAAGCATTAAATTGCCAAATGCTGAGTGCAAATTACAATCGCCAAACACCTTACAGCCCGCCATCTGCTTCATTAAGTCTGCGAGTGCCGCCTAAAAATGTCAGCGTATTTTTGGCTGGATTATCAAAAAATGGCGAAGTGATGCAACACAGCCGTGACAGCGAAGATAAAACCAATCAAGTAATCGATGCAGATGCGCGGATTAAAAATCTAACCGATTTAAGGGATAGATTGCGTTTGATGTTGGGCGATAAAACGGCAAAATTCAAAGATATTATCGATGTAGAACGCGAATTGGCCAACACGCAAAGTCAGCTAGATAGCATCGCCAGTATCCGCAAAGTGCTGGCATTAGAAACAGATTTGGTTGCGGTGAATATCGATTTTTCTGCTAGCCAAGGCATCACAGAACAAGGATTTTTTGCACCAGTGGCACGCGCATTAAAAAATGCTGGCCAAGTGATGATGGAAAGTTTTGGTGCAGTGATTACTTTTGTTGTAGGTGTGATTCCATGGTTATTGATTGGAATTCCATTGATTTGGCTGGCGCGTAAATATTGGGTCAAGCTTAAAGGGTGATAAAAATAGCCCAGTTAAAAATGGCCCAATAAATAGTGTTAACTACGGTTAACTTCTGCAAAAAAACAATAATTGAATCACTTTAACGCATAAAAAATGTGATGGTCATTGTTAGATGAAAATGCCGCATTACAGAGCATTCGGCAATATCGTGTTGAATCACAGGATATTCAATATAAATTGTTAAACCATAAAGTCCCTCATAACAGGGCTAGATTAACGCTGGCGTATTCATCATGAAAAACTACTTAAATCAATTATTGTTTCTGGCAGTCATCATCGCTTGTGAGCCATTGGCATTTGCAGAAGAGTCATCAGCGGACATGTTGTCTGAGGATGATTACATGGGCGAAGTGCCAAAAGTGCTGACGGTATCTCGATTGGCTCAAGCAGCAGCAGACGTGCCTTCTGCGGTAACAGTGATTAGTCGCGAAACCATTCGTGCTAGTGGAATCGTGGATTTGCCAGAAATATTTCGTCTAGTGCCTGGCATGTACGTGGGCACAAATGCTGGCTATGTTTATAACACCAATCATGCTGTTAGCTATCACGGCATCAGCAATGCTTATCCGGGCACAATGCAAGTGATGATTAACGGTCGCTCTGTCTATAGCCCACTATTTGGTGGTGTTAACTGGAGTGAATTGCCAATTGCGCTAGTTGATATTGAGCGTATTGAAGTCACACGCGGCCCGAATGCCGCCAGTTATGGTGCAAATTCTTATTTTGGCGTGATTAATATCATCACACAAACACCCTCTGAAACCCCTAGAAACACGATTGTTGCAACGCACGGCAGTGGACGTAACGAAGCATTTTATCGGCATGCAGGAAAAGTGGATGATTTTGGTTATCGAATAACAACTGGTTATCGACAAGATGACGGTTTAGATAACCGCAACGATTTTAAACGCACGCGATTTATGAGCGCCCAAGCGGAGTATCGGCTTGATTCAAATGATAACCTAGAGTTTGAGTTTGGTATCACCGAAGGCGCGCGTGGCGAAGGTAATATTAACGAAGATAACCTTGTTTTTTTGCCACGCACCAAGCAAATTAACAACCATTTTGGGTTAATTCGTTGGCGACATAATATTTCGGAAACCAGTGATTTAACGCTACAAGCCTATCACAGCTATGATCGTTCGGATGATACAGCTACTACTGTTAATTTAAGACCTTTGATTGCAGCGGTCCCTAGCCCACAAGCGCCAATAATTGCAGCTGCACTTGTTAATGGCAATGTATTCATCAACAACGAAGTCGTGCAAAAACGTACTGATATTGAGGCACAGCATACTTTCGCACTTGCTGATAATGCGCGTGCTGTGTGGGGCGCCAGTATACGGCGCGACTCGACATACGCACCATTTTACTTGGCAACTAAAGATACTGATTATTTTGATTTGATGCGTTTATTTGGCCATGTTGAGTTGCGCCCGCACGAAAAGCTCACCATCAATGCTGGTGCCATGCTGGAACATAACGATTTCTCAGGTACCGATATTTCACCTAGAGCGAGCATTAACTTTAAGCCAGATGCTAATCATAGTTTTAGACTCGGTGTTTCTAGTGCGCTACGTACGCCCAATTATGTGGAGGAGAGGTTCCAAGATAGATTGGTCATACCAACCACGTTAGCAAGTACTCAAGCGCTCATTTTTCAATATAGAGCCAATAAGGGCGACGTAGAACCAGAACAAATTGTCTCCACTGAATTGGGTTATATTGGAGAAGTTGGCCGTTTGCATTTAGATGTGCGGTTATTCAGTGATCGTATTAATCATGTGATAAGAGATGTTGACCGGACCGATTTTACCGCGCCTGCAAATACTTTATTACTGAATCCAATTTTGGATGCAGACATTACGACTAATAGCAACCAAGGTGGTGCGAGAATTGAAGGTATTGAGTATCAGGCGAATTGGCCATTAACGCGCGATACCCGATTATTGTTTAATCATGCTTATGTGTATATTCGTGAGACACAAGATGGATTAAAGCGTAATTATACAAAGTCAATGCCACGCAACACGATTAGCACGCTTATTACTCATCGCTTTAATCCTCAGTGGGACGGCAGTTTTGCCTATTATCAAACAAGCGCAACTACCCTTTTGGGGGATGGCGATCCAGTCGATTTAATCAGAAAATGTGATGTTAGACTGGCGCGAAAGTTTGATTATGGGCGCCGCAACGGCGAAATCGCGTTTGTTATTGAAAATCTGTTTAATGATCATTACCAAGAGTTTGCTGATTACAACACCCTTAAGCGACGAGCGCGCGTGAATGTCAGGCTTGATTTTTAATGCATTTTAAATATTGGGCTTGCAAACTAAAGTGATTAATTTGTTTATTTTTAGAATTAAAAAAAGGATTCTGTATAAAAAATTAACACTTGTCATGTTAATGCTTGGTTTTTTTGTACCTACTATTTCATGGGCTTATACAGGTGTCACCATTATATTAAGCGCGCCCACTGCAACAAACCTAGAGTTTGTAGAGCATTTTAAAGATGAGTTGATCAGTTCTAAAAACACGGCACTGCATGTGAAAATAATTGATTTACAGGAAGTGAATAAATTAGTAGTCGCCGAAAATAGTGAGCTAGTAATTGCATTAGGTGTAAATGCACTAGAGGCTGCCAGTAAATTGAAACACACTACGCCAGTAATCGGTGTATTTACGCCTTTACCAGCATTTAATACTTTGCTTGCTTCTAGCCGGCGCGATCTAGGGAATTTTAGTGCAATCGTGCTGGATCAGCCTTATATGCGGCAAATGATGCTCATTAAGTCGGTGATGCCGAATATCAAAAATTTAGGTGTTTTGCTGGGTAAAAACTCATCTCAATATAGTGAGTTAATTAAAGACGCAGGGGAAAAAACCGCTATTAATATCACTGAGGAAAGCGTTGCGCAAGAATCTGACTTAATCCCTAAATTGAAAAAAATATTAGATAACAACGATGCGCTAATCGCGATCCCGGATCCACTTGTGTATAGCCGTGAAACCGCGCAGCCTATCCTACTGACGACATACCGACATCTCAAGCCAGTATTTGGTTATTCTCGGTCTTACGTACAAGCTGGTGCGTTGGCTGCAGTGTATAGCACGACTAAACAATTGGCTAAGCAAGCCACAGAAATAGCGGTGAAATCGCAAGCGGCACCAGGTATTTTGCCACCACCACAAACGCCGCGCTATTTTTCAGTTGCGGTGAATTATCAAGTCGCGCGCTCACTAAATATAGTGGTGGAAGACAAAGACAAATTGCAGAAAAAAATAGCTGATATCGAGCTGGCACAGTATGAAAAATGACAGTAGTCGATTAGGCTTTAAAAATTTAGGCATCAAATCCAGAGTTATTTTGCTGGGTACCATCCCTGCTATGCTGTTCGCGATTATTTTGGCTGGTTATGCAATTTCTAATGTATTCGGTGTATTAAATCAATCGCTGAGTGACCGTGGCCGCATCATCGCATCGCAATTGGCGCCCGCGGCAGAATATGGCGTCTTGTCAGGTAATCGCCAAATTTTGCAAAAACTGGTAGAGCAGGCGCTTTCAAGTGAGCAAGAAGTGAGAACAGTATTAATTGTTGATAATAAAGGCCGAGTATTAGCGCTCAGTGGCCGCCCATTATCGCAAGAGTTGGTTAATCATATCGATAAAGAAAACCTGAAAGAACTTAAGCAGAAAAACGGCATTATTTTTACCTCGCCAATTTATCGCAGCTTAGTGGAAATCGAAGATTTTTCTAGCGTATTTGATACTGAAGACAATGTAAAAACTGCAGATAGTCAGTTAGAGATTGGTCATGTCTATGTGAATTTAAGTAATCAGACTTTACAAAACTTAAAGCTAGATTTAATTACTAAAATCTTGTTAATCGGTTTATTC includes these proteins:
- a CDS encoding MarR family winged helix-turn-helix transcriptional regulator, which codes for MLQLRDLPSPEILGKFAERYPDADVTAISGFLYLLRVATDLSLALDTCLSKHDLLQGRWWVLILLMREESVTSTPSILAEKVGVTRATMTGLLDGLEQNGLVTRVFAKEDRRSVNIQLTSAGQAKLDVVMPDYYRRLKQCMQALDEEKRIQLQQLLGLINMGIPALI
- a CDS encoding YybH family protein; its protein translation is MSNIQTEITAINAKFDQALNSKNAADIGKLYDANATIMPAPAGAPVTGTEAIQAFFAGLIEAGVIDHKLTLTEAVEDGNLAYQRGNWAGAMIDAEGVRQTFGGNVHLVYRKQADGGWKAVTHIWN
- a CDS encoding DMT family transporter — its product is MQNSTKVTIRAFAALLVLTIIWGYNWVVMKSALQYAGPFQFAALRTFFGALVLFVVMYFTKRPMVLKEFPTMLVLGLLQTVGFTGLLVWALVEGGAGKTAVLTYTMPFWVMLFAWPMLGEKVQGWQWLAVVSAIFGMVLIFDPLHIKADGFSMFLALCSGVSWALSAIISKKLHQRSPDLDLLNLSAWPMLLGSVPMVAIAFLVPAAPIQWTGYFIGSVLFNVFLSGALAWLLWLYALQRLPAGVASMASMLAPVIGVVAAWIQLNEVPNTFELIGMLLIALALVQISIITMRERQPVDCAQGQE
- a CDS encoding YebC/PmpR family DNA-binding transcriptional regulator, producing the protein MAGHSKWANIQHRKGRQDAKRGKIFTKIIKEITVAARLSGGDVTMNPRLRAAVAEAKEENMPADNIMRAIKKGTGELEGVNYEEIRYEGYGINGAAIIIDCLTDNKQRAVADVRHALTKFGGNLGTDGSVAFMFKHCGSLVFEPGISEDKVMEAALEAGAEDVVTDEDGSIEVITAANDFITVKEALEVAGLKPVLSEVTMKPLNEVEFAGDDAIKMQKILDALEDLDDVQDVYTTALIEE
- the ruvC gene encoding crossover junction endodeoxyribonuclease RuvC, whose amino-acid sequence is MITRILGIDPGLRNTGFGVIEKVGEKITYIASGTIKTASGKKNKVEGEDDREELPARLKIILDGLFEVIDTYQPNQVAIEKVFVNVNPQSTLLLGQARGAAISAAVIRNLIVAEYTALQVKQAVVGNGHAQKEQVQEMVKRLLNLPAVPKPDSADALACAICHAHGGQGLGKLATAGFRVKNGRLV
- the ruvA gene encoding Holliday junction branch migration protein RuvA, with amino-acid sequence MIARLNGILIEKTPPQVVIDCAGVGYEVEVPMSTFYNLPEIGAKVQLLTYMVVREDAQLLYGFGSEQEKSTFKQLLKVNGIGAKSALSILSGVSIEDLINAVNLQEVAMLTRIPGIGKKTAERLLLELKDKFSINGVSSVGIAQPKSAASDILNALLALGYNDREASATIKLLPKDLSVSEGIRQSLKFLSKSS
- a CDS encoding DUF4349 domain-containing protein; amino-acid sequence: MKYGFIALLLLMLMACNQQDSAPAVPMAKMAADSIGGAQQRLTEPRLTGQGLAETQSATKKYIALRHHLQIETAPEKMQASFDAAIKHCEALNCQMLSANYNRQTPYSPPSASLSLRVPPKNVSVFLAGLSKNGEVMQHSRDSEDKTNQVIDADARIKNLTDLRDRLRLMLGDKTAKFKDIIDVERELANTQSQLDSIASIRKVLALETDLVAVNIDFSASQGITEQGFFAPVARALKNAGQVMMESFGAVITFVVGVIPWLLIGIPLIWLARKYWVKLKG
- a CDS encoding TonB-dependent receptor plug domain-containing protein; this encodes MKNYLNQLLFLAVIIACEPLAFAEESSADMLSEDDYMGEVPKVLTVSRLAQAAADVPSAVTVISRETIRASGIVDLPEIFRLVPGMYVGTNAGYVYNTNHAVSYHGISNAYPGTMQVMINGRSVYSPLFGGVNWSELPIALVDIERIEVTRGPNAASYGANSYFGVINIITQTPSETPRNTIVATHGSGRNEAFYRHAGKVDDFGYRITTGYRQDDGLDNRNDFKRTRFMSAQAEYRLDSNDNLEFEFGITEGARGEGNINEDNLVFLPRTKQINNHFGLIRWRHNISETSDLTLQAYHSYDRSDDTATTVNLRPLIAAVPSPQAPIIAAALVNGNVFINNEVVQKRTDIEAQHTFALADNARAVWGASIRRDSTYAPFYLATKDTDYFDLMRLFGHVELRPHEKLTINAGAMLEHNDFSGTDISPRASINFKPDANHSFRLGVSSALRTPNYVEERFQDRLVIPTTLASTQALIFQYRANKGDVEPEQIVSTELGYIGEVGRLHLDVRLFSDRINHVIRDVDRTDFTAPANTLLLNPILDADITTNSNQGGARIEGIEYQANWPLTRDTRLLFNHAYVYIRETQDGLKRNYTKSMPRNTISTLITHRFNPQWDGSFAYYQTSATTLLGDGDPVDLIRKCDVRLARKFDYGRRNGEIAFVIENLFNDHYQEFADYNTLKRRARVNVRLDF
- a CDS encoding ABC transporter substrate-binding protein — its product is MLGFFVPTISWAYTGVTIILSAPTATNLEFVEHFKDELISSKNTALHVKIIDLQEVNKLVVAENSELVIALGVNALEAASKLKHTTPVIGVFTPLPAFNTLLASSRRDLGNFSAIVLDQPYMRQMMLIKSVMPNIKNLGVLLGKNSSQYSELIKDAGEKTAINITEESVAQESDLIPKLKKILDNNDALIAIPDPLVYSRETAQPILLTTYRHLKPVFGYSRSYVQAGALAAVYSTTKQLAKQATEIAVKSQAAPGILPPPQTPRYFSVAVNYQVARSLNIVVEDKDKLQKKIADIELAQYEK